Part of the Leptotrichia trevisanii DSM 22070 genome is shown below.
CTCAATTTTCCCATACTGCACATTATAAAGATTTCTTGTATGAATTGCCCCGGAACTATAAAGAATTCTTCTCTCAACACCATTAATATTAACCCTTTTATCAGTTTCCTTCTTTAATGTGATAATCATATTTCCATTTTCAATTTTAACATTATCCCTTAAATAATACTGCTTTGCATCAAACCCATACTGATTAACCAGATTCCCATTTTCATCCAAATAATTTCCAGCATTCCAAGGGTTCCCATTTTCCCAGTAAGCCCATTTCGTACCATCCAGCTGATTTCCATTAAATTCATCATTCCAAACCAGTTTCCAGCTTTTCCCTGTTACTTTTGAGATAAATCTATTAAATTTACTTCTCTTGGAACTTTTTACCTCAACTTCAGCTTTCCCTGCTACTTCAATTTCATTTTCAGCCTTTTGTTGCACTTCATTCACCATAGTTTCAACTTTCTGAGTTTTCTGAGCAATTCCTATTTTCTGATTCTCCCCCGCCGCAAATACCATATTTCCAGCCAGTACAAACAAAACCACTCTTAAAAAAATCTTTTTTTTCATCCTTTCTTTTTCTCCTTTTTCAAATTATCTCTTTAGCTATTTGTAAAAGTTTGAAATCTCTAATAATTACAATGTTTTTACAGTTTTAATTTTTACCATTTTTCCCCAGTACTTTTTACTGTAAAACTTTAATATTTTAATAAAAACTTTGTATTTATTAAGTTTTTATATTATTACTTTTACAATCACCTACAAATTGTCTCTTCCATTTGTAAAAATTCAAAACAATTTTACAACATACACTCAAATATTTTATACTAATTTTCATATAAAATCAACCAATTTTTTTTATTCAAAAAAATTCCAAAACATTCTCTAACTTCTATAAAATCAAATTGATAAAATTCAAATAAACCTGAATTTGAACAAACTTCTAAGTTACATTTTAAAACAATTTTACAAAAAAAGACAGAAAAAACTTCTTTTTAAAAGTCTTCCTGCCTAATTCACTCCTATTTTCCCATTATTTAATACGTTCTATTTCCATATTTATCTACACAATACACTGTTCCAGAGACTCACAACATTTTTCGCCTATTTTCTTTCTATATTTGTCTACTTTTTGCCAAAATTTTAGACTAAATAATTCACACCCAGTAACACTCAGCCCCAACAAAACCAATGCCAAAATCCTAATCAAATTTTTCATGCCCGCCACTCTCCTCATAAAATTTTCTATCCTCTAACATTATAACAGACATTTATT
Proteins encoded:
- a CDS encoding glycoside hydrolase family 16 protein, which gives rise to MKKKIFLRVVLFVLAGNMVFAAGENQKIGIAQKTQKVETMVNEVQQKAENEIEVAGKAEVEVKSSKRSKFNRFISKVTGKSWKLVWNDEFNGNQLDGTKWAYWENGNPWNAGNYLDENGNLVNQYGFDAKQYYLRDNVKIENGNMIITLKKETDKRVNINGVERRILYSSGAIHTRNLYNVQYGKIEMRAAMPEGIGTWPAFWLWPEGYSQATGGPAVGEIDIVETYGDDMRRATGTLHVLKSDNTYETFDGDDYKLSKWPREKLTNFNTYAVEWDDKEIKWLFNNKVYKKFSYKELEKRGLQNPFNQPYFIMINVALSKKTGEDGDVDFPTEMKVDYVRVYQKK